From the Deltaproteobacteria bacterium genome, one window contains:
- a CDS encoding cytochrome C yields MKKPIFLFLVVSLVCSATLLYAREDHRAYSNAKIRECTECHRDANVSPNHQGAWNAQHGVIAVKPDAPCADCHDRSYCTDCHFGGGIDAGLHVSQDRGPNYKPKSHRSSFLEVHPIAAFDSPNSCQRCHPASFCSECHARFQPQDLMFQSHRKGWSDRPAVGGGPAHSTFPPDSCLTCHPNSVLPSHVWSGSHAREARRNLPTCQSCHSDGETCLKCHSAKSGLRVNPHPDNWGSIQGKLNKAAGQRTCVKCH; encoded by the coding sequence GTGAAAAAACCTATCTTCCTCTTCCTCGTCGTCTCCCTGGTCTGCAGCGCCACGCTTCTGTACGCCCGGGAGGACCACCGTGCATACAGCAACGCCAAGATCCGGGAGTGCACCGAGTGCCACCGGGACGCGAACGTGTCGCCGAACCACCAGGGGGCGTGGAACGCGCAGCACGGAGTGATCGCGGTGAAGCCGGACGCGCCGTGCGCGGACTGCCACGACCGGTCGTACTGCACGGACTGCCACTTCGGCGGGGGGATCGACGCGGGGCTGCACGTCTCGCAGGACCGCGGGCCGAACTACAAGCCGAAGAGCCACCGCAGCTCCTTCCTGGAGGTCCACCCGATCGCGGCGTTCGACAGCCCGAACTCGTGCCAGCGGTGCCACCCGGCTTCCTTCTGCTCCGAGTGCCACGCCCGGTTCCAGCCGCAGGATCTCATGTTCCAGTCCCACCGCAAAGGATGGTCGGATCGCCCCGCCGTGGGCGGCGGGCCGGCGCATTCCACGTTCCCCCCCGATTCCTGCCTGACGTGCCATCCGAATTCGGTCCTTCCGAGCCACGTCTGGTCGGGCTCGCACGCGAGGGAAGCGCGGAGGAACCTCCCCACCTGCCAGTCGTGCCACTCGGACGGGGAGACGTGCTTGAAGTGCCACAGCGCGAAATCGGGGTTGAGGGTAAACCCCCACCCCGACAACTGGGGATCGATCCAGGGAAAACTCAACAAGGCGGCAGGCCAACGCACCTGTGTGAAATGCCATTAA